DNA sequence from the Poecile atricapillus isolate bPoeAtr1 chromosome 4, bPoeAtr1.hap1, whole genome shotgun sequence genome:
GGTATGACCTGAAAGGAAGGGAAATGAGAATGTTCTTTGCCTTACCTAAAAGGTCAGGGCGCAATACCCTTCTGCAGCTCTCGTCTCTGAAGCAAAGTCCTTAAAGTAAAGTCTCCTATGGCTCATTGCCTGAGATCCTAGAAGTTCATCTCTGCTGCATGATACAATAAATCTTCGAACGTTACACCCTGTTCTTACATTTAATTCACAGTTTGAATTCTTCCCTTGCTCTTATTATGCTGAGGTACCACCTTTGCTGAGAGGAAGCAACTTTTTGATTTTAAGCACCTTGGATAGTAATTGCTGAGTTCCCTGTTACATCACATGAAGAAAATCACTTTCATGTTTGCTACCCACAACTACAGTTCTAGCTCAGGAGTCTGCTTGTGCCTCTGTCTGCACCAGCACCACAgtgtcacagcactggcagcacaCCTTATTCCAGCAAGTTACAGGTCACATAATTCGCACTGTAAGATTTCAGTGGTGACCTTGTACTTGTGTTGTACAGCTGGACTGCTGTGGACATGGTTCAGCATTGCAGAAATAACAAAATGGATTTTGTGTTTGGAGTTTTCATGTTCAGGTTATTGGTCTGGCCCCTGTTCTGCAGAACACCTCAGTCTGTGTTGTCATTATTTCAGCACTTTGGGTACAATGAACTTGTGCAGATAAACAGTCATCTTAAGCTGGAATCTTCCAAAGGACCCCCCTCCTTCAACCAAAAACTTCCTAGACACCTATACCAGGACTGAAAGTTCTTAATTTACAGTCCCAGACCCTCTCACACAGTCTTCTCTGTCTCCTCAAAGGAATACTGAagctctttttccttcctgagtCATGACTGACTTTAAAAGCTGTCAGATCAGTTCCAGGCCATAGTTGAGGTTAGTCTATGCTTTATGCCCCACAAAGAGCTGGATACACCATGGTCCCAGGGGTAATGAGATTTAGACAAAACTCTGGCTTTGTTTGCAGCTTGGCAGGTGGAGGCTGAATTTAGCCTTGATCCTGCTCTAACAGCTGTAAGCTGCTCAGGGCTTTGCCAACAGACTCCAGCTGTGTTAGACCTACCTTGTCCCTTTCAACATCATCCCTCTGACTAAGGTCGAGCCACAAGCAGCATAAGAGCTTGCTAATGGCTTCTTGGAGGGTAGTAATTTCCCAGTATTCTTTTGGAGACCCCCACATGAACCATGTTCATCCATGGCATGGCAGGGACTGTactcagctgctggcagcagaaaaCACTGTGTACTTATCTCTAGTTGCAGCACTTAGCTACGGGTTGTACCTGTCCTAAAAATAGGTGAGTGGTTTCTTGTGGTGTGGAGCATCTATTAAAAGCTGTATTGATTTCTTTGGGTTTCTGCATGGCTGCCTGGCAGCCTGGTTGTGTGTAAACTGCACCCTTCTGTATCCAGCACAGAGCATGCCTTCATTCCTGCTACCTCTTCCCTCCCAGCTGTGTCAGGGTACTGCTTAGGGATTTTATGTTTTCCCTATTAAATGCCACTTCTACTTCAGCAGTACTTGGCTTCTTGAGAAGACTTGTGAATTGAGAAAGACTTCAGAAACTGAAACACTACACTTTCCTGGAAAGACATTCATGTGTGTGAGCTCAAGATCACATCTCAGTTTGAGGAACTCCTAGTACTTTAACTAAAAGGACAGAGATGAGAACAACATcctatatctaatctaaattcCCATTTCACAGCTTTCTTGGAACTGTTCCATGGACTTACACAGACAAAACACACCTTAAAGCAAGTagtttttaatgtcttttaaaTGTCATTTTCCTAACTACAAGGACAACGAGAGGCTTATACTGcagtctttcttttcctcctgtaaGGGTGTCCATcttccttcctgcccttctAGCCTGTCTAGTCTGTCACCAGCTCTTAAAATTGGTAGTGCTGTAGTTCAGTCTTAACGTTCAGGTGTGTTGGATAGCACCCAAAATCTTCTGCAAGATCTGAGCACAAGATGACAAGATTTCatcctcttccttttttaagTAAATCAGATGTACAAATAAACTTTAAAACCACTGTGGGCCAACAGCAGTGCAACTCTGAAGTTCTTTTTCTTAAGTTTCCTTTTGCAAAAGGCATTCAGAGTAAATAAGTAAGTCGAGACAACAACAAAACTCAGTCAACATTGCCTCTTATGCAAGTTGCTGTGGTGCAAGCACTGCCCTTCCTGTCTGTGTTTGGAGCAAAGCCCTGTCACCCCATGAGGGGTCCAGCATGGAGCAATTCTTCCCAGGCTCTCAGGGCCCATCCCCTGAGTCAGAGGATGGAATTCACTCTTCCGGGCTTTAAagccacacctctcactttaacaatgcttgCCTCCCTGGTCAGGGAGCACCTCACAGCaaaacagagcagggacacacctgCATCCCCATCCTGTAGCAGCCCATGTGGGATGAGGGGACCTCCCTGTAAGAGACACAGGGCTGGGTGAGGACCAGCTGCATtagcagggagagctggggacaaCAGCTTGTGTGCAGGTCATGTGAGTAAGAAGGCCAAAGGAACAGGAGATGGCTGGGGTCCAGGGAGGACTGCAGGGAGTGCTGGAAACTCTCAAGCTGGGGGCACAGTGCAAAAGAGTGAGGAGataaagggaaaaaggagggtgaCGAGGAATGAACAGGGATATGGAGTTGGGAAACACCACCTTCTCCACTCCACATCCTGAGGTCTAAGTCAGCAGAAGCATCTGGCTGCTTCATGCTTATGACAGCCTTAATGCTTTGGGGATAAATGAAATTGTGATCAGAGATTCCTATTAAATACTAACCTGAGGAAATGAGTCACCCTGCTGGCTGTCCTACAGGCTGGAGTCTGCAGCCTGGAGGTGTCATGGTTTAGGTTCCccaatttgagtttcccagcCAATACACCAAATAATGTAGTGGgtttagcactggctaaaatcaccagtgcgCCTACTAGAtttactcatttcctgctgtgagatatggattagaaggAAGAcaaagcaggctcaaaacttaaaaaaggtataaagaaaactttattaacagaactgaAAGAATAATTAGAATAAAACCTTCTGAACacttctcctcccttcctcacaacctcttttctttcccatggacaatgtagagacaaaaccCGAGATTTTCAGCTACCACttctacaatagtctttcatcagttcttgcagggagaggagtttctctcagcatgccatggagacttccCCACAGGAAACAGTTCTCTTGTGGCTTCAGTGTCACAGCGAATCAGCCAcgcaggaaaagaaaaatctgtttgcagGGTGAAAGTCCCTCCCATGCCTTGCAGCTTTCCCAAAGCTGCTTTCATGGGCCATGTCAACTTCTGAGGaactattttaaggatgagctgctctactataagaaaacaaaagtctcttcttttatctctgtgaacagaagcttttcttcttctatccCTGGGGCAGAgtttctcatctctctctgttcaagcttctcattaGATTACAGCTTTTCAGTATGCACACGCTCCAGCACGAGTGTCGTTGTTGGACACGAAATAAGTCACACAGACGCTGCTCAAGGTATGATGAAGGAAAGAGagactttatttcttctctcacaatttataggtttctgaccacggccagggattggatggtcaggataacactttcccaaccGCACTGGCGGTGAGacatgtccatcaaaagacgtgtatcagaaagaatgtatacatatctatgtttacagttactgtcctgggaaagtctttagaaattATGTCAACAAGCTccaaaagctgagttttcagggcgacacacAAGTGCCCTTTACTCATGGGCTGTGGGTGAATGCTGCATCCCCCCATGCGCTTCatgaattacagggaaaaaactAAGTCTGATATATCAAAAATGTATCTTCACCATAGGCTTACAAATAGAATTTCAGCTCAAGACCAAGGCATCTCCTCAGTCCCCTCCTAACTAGAATTTCACTCCTTCTTTAGTGACCTCAGTgttccatgtttttttccttacacGTCTTCACCCTTTCCTTTGCCtgatttgggagaaaatttgtCTTCATAGGTTGATTTGCTCTCAAGCTTTGTCAATTGAAACAGTTTTTATAGAGTTCTGCAGTGCTGAAAGGTTGATCTCATCCAGGCTGTGCATCGGGGAGATTGCTTGCTGTGCCTCTTGCTGCTAGTCTCATGGTCTCCACCGACACTGTGTGAGCCATGCTGGCCACCAGCTCCACTCACTCCACTTTTGGCCAAGcgctgaaaacaagaaaagctgctgcttctgtttttgtctttctgtctcCTGCATGGCTGGCTAAAAGCGGCTAAACAAAGTTCATGCAAGCCATGCtgaggcagcagtggcagcgTGCCATTGTCCTGGTTGCACCAATTTTTAGCCCTTCAGTCCCTGCCACATGGCTGCTCCTGGACCGGGCCAGTGGTGGCCACTCCAGCCCCTGTCCACTTCTGGCCTcggggctgctcccagcactggtACAGCCTCTGGCCAGCATGGCCCAGCAGTGCTTCTGGAAAGAGGACTGGTGGGCTTTGCTGGGAAGGGCCCCAGACGCCTGTGGGATAGGGCCTGGTGGACTCCCCTGTGAGAGGCTCAGCAGCCTGCTCACCACCTCTCAGGGGGCAGAAAATCTCAGCCAGGCCACATGGGGCTGGCCTGGCCATGTGGGGGCAGTCCAGCTGGCACCCAGTTACCTCTTAAAAAGCCGGAAGCCAAGAGGGAGGTTTTCTGGGCTTGCCCCTCCTTAAAAAATGTGAATCTCACAGAGGCAGATCTAGCtttttaaatggtttaataGGTTGTCAATGCTCAGAGCTAGCCAACTATTGGTTTTTGctaggcacagaggaagctcctaGCAGCCCCTCCgagaaaaatttctttgtgtggcttcttccctcctccccaaatGTCAATTAATGCAGAACCAGCACAGGAGGCATCCCAGATGGACACAGGGTACCAGGCCATACAGAGTGCCATCTCCATCAGATGCAAAGGCTGTACATGAAATAAGGAACAGACAGCATTTGTCCGTCTGCTGGGCTTTCTCCTCTGTGAGCAGTGGAAGAGTGTGCTTTATTGTATTTCTACAACATATGAAGAATTAATCTTAGCCCTGCTATTCTGGTTGAAAGACTTCTTTATTACCTTAGAAGACAGAAGCATGATATCTTAAACCAGGCTGTTTGCAGGCAGAATATGAGACTGGACAGGACTAATGTTATCTCTGCATCCTTCTTATTTTGTCTCAGACTCAGGAACAGGCTCCTGCACAAACCACCAATGGCTGGCACTGCAGCAAAGTACCCAAATGATAAGAGTTGTGGTGGACCATCTCTAACACCAGTTTTTCCCTTGCAGTGTGTTCCATGGGAAACAGCACCAGCCGGCTCTACAGTGTGCTCGCCAAGACGCTGAGCAGTGGTGCCGTATCCCAGCACCAGgactgcctggagcagctggactCAGCACGGCTGGATCCTATAGACCCCAAGGATTTGCTGGAGGAATGTCAGATTGTTCTGCAGAAGCGGCCACCCCGATTTCAGAGGAAATTCGTGAACCTGAAGAAAAATACTGCCAGTAACCACCGCCCCATCCGGGTCATGCAGTGGAACATCCTTGCCCAAGGTAGGAGATGCTTGTGAACTCAAAGTATCACCCTGACACCAAATGTAGCAATGAAAACCCTGTCAGAGCAAAGCAGGAGGAGTGAACTACATGAGATACAACTGACTGAGGGCCAAGGGGAATATTCTGAGCACTTGAAATGGTGGCTTTCccacaggaaagggaaaaaaggtcTCTCCTTGCAATTCTGATGCCAAAGGTAGCCTTGAATTCCTGTCTTAACTGAATTCTAAAAGCTATGACCCATCAGTTTTAGATGGTTGTTATGAGAAGACTCATTCTTTTCCTAAGTTTCATATGTAAAGTTTCTATTCAGTTTCTGATTACCTTACTGGTGAACTATCCAGAAATTCAGATCTATTATGGAGGCTATTCTTaatgcttaaaaataattttaacaggTAGTTTTGAATCATGGCTGTAAGGTGAGGCAGCAGCCTCACTTTAAAATCTTTTGGTGTGGGAAATTTCCCTCATAGGGACTGCCTTAGCCTTCTGAGGTTAAGTCACTTCTAACccatttagttttattttggcttaagctgcagcagccacatgTGGAAGTACTTGCCTTTGTGTTGcgggcagagagagagagaatgtCTTTAATATATCTTCTGTCTGTAAAagtaacttaattttttttgagtgACTCCAGTGACTTGTGAAGGGGTTTTCACATCCATTAGCAAATCTGGTATCCTTAAAGTCATCAGCTACTCCTGAAAAACCCATGACCTGCATGTAAACTGATAAATCCTAGAGGATGACCGGCTTCTTTCAGCTATTGAtaacttttgggttttttgtctcCCCTTCTTGTTAATTCCAGCTCTCGGGGAAGGCAAAGACAACTTTGTTCAGTGCCCTATGGAAGCtctgaaatgggaggagaggaagTGCCTCATTCTGGAGGAAATCCTTGCGTACAAGCCCGACATCTTGTGCCTTCAGGAAGTTGACCACTACTTTGACACCTTTGAGCCACTCCTTAGCCGCCTGGGCTACCAGTGCACTTTCTTCCCAAAGCCATGGTCACCATGCCTGGATGTGGAGCATAACAATGGGCCAGATGGCTGTGCCATGTTCTTCCTCAAGGCACGCTTTGAGCTCATCAACAGTGCCAACATCCGGCTGACTGCCATGAAGCTGAAGACCAACCAGGTGGCCATCGCTCAGACACTGAAGTGCCATGAAACTGGCAGACTCCTCTGCATTGCTGTCACCCACCTGAAAGCCCGCACAGGATGGGAGAAGTTCcgctctgctcagggctgtgacCTCCTCCAGAACCTGAAGAACATCACCCAAGGAGCAAAGATCCCCGTGATTGTCTGCGGAGACTTCAATGCAGAGCCGACCGAGGAGGTCTACAGGGAGTTTTTGAACTCCAGCCTCAATTTAAACAGTGCATACAAGCTGCTGAGCCCTGATGGACAGTCAGAGCCTCCCTACACCACCTGGAAGATCCGGCCCTCTGGAGAGTGCCAGCACACACTGGATTATATCTGGTATTCCCAGCATGCCTTGAATGTAAACTCAGCCCTGGGCTTGCTGACTGAAGAGCAAATTGGGCCCAACAGGCTGCCCTCATTCAATTACCCTTCTGATCACCTGTCCCTTGTATGTGACTTTAGTTTTAATCAGGACCCTGACAGACTGCTGTAATGTCTTGGAATGCCACCTGGTGTCTGAACTCAccagttttttattttagagaaaaCTTTTGAATCGAGATGCTATTGAAAGATGAAGAAATACTGTTGATAGCCATTATTTCAGGCACTTGTTTGGAGTTACACTTGCTGTTCAGCTCTCTTTAATCTGTAGCCTTcaagggaggaagaaggaagcCAGTGTTGTCATCATGCTCATCTTGCCATGTCAGGGTTTGAAAAGTAGAAACAAATGAGCTTTATCCTTTCACTAAGCCCCGTTTTAAGGATTTAATCCACTAATGAATGTGGAGGCCTTagaatttaaatgaaaacacttGTGTTTGTAAAATAACTTACCTTGACAgcatgctatttttttttatttcatgttaaGCTTCTGCAAGTACCTAAGGGAGTGAGGTTTGACTACCCAGTGAGATTATCTTTAATCTTTTTCTGTTGCAATATTAAGGAAGTTTAGTGCAGTTTAGACAAAAAACTAAGCTCATAGTACTGTAGTCTTGTCATTTTTCTGTGACCTGAGATGACAAATTCATAAGAAGCTTGAGGAAAGCCCCCTCCAGTAAGAGCAGGTGAGGAAACCAAGGCTGACTATGACCTAGATTAATACTCTCACTTTTCCAGAACAATGTA
Encoded proteins:
- the NOCT gene encoding nocturnin isoform X1, with the protein product MYQSSARCFCSALPALCCAPAAASASLLPLPRPRSYPPSPGHAAPRVAAGGPPAPGTPPRTVCSMGNSTSRLYSVLAKTLSSGAVSQHQDCLEQLDSARLDPIDPKDLLEECQIVLQKRPPRFQRKFVNLKKNTASNHRPIRVMQWNILAQALGEGKDNFVQCPMEALKWEERKCLILEEILAYKPDILCLQEVDHYFDTFEPLLSRLGYQCTFFPKPWSPCLDVEHNNGPDGCAMFFLKARFELINSANIRLTAMKLKTNQVAIAQTLKCHETGRLLCIAVTHLKARTGWEKFRSAQGCDLLQNLKNITQGAKIPVIVCGDFNAEPTEEVYREFLNSSLNLNSAYKLLSPDGQSEPPYTTWKIRPSGECQHTLDYIWYSQHALNVNSALGLLTEEQIGPNRLPSFNYPSDHLSLVCDFSFNQDPDRLL
- the NOCT gene encoding nocturnin isoform X2 translates to MGNSTSRLYSVLAKTLSSGAVSQHQDCLEQLDSARLDPIDPKDLLEECQIVLQKRPPRFQRKFVNLKKNTASNHRPIRVMQWNILAQALGEGKDNFVQCPMEALKWEERKCLILEEILAYKPDILCLQEVDHYFDTFEPLLSRLGYQCTFFPKPWSPCLDVEHNNGPDGCAMFFLKARFELINSANIRLTAMKLKTNQVAIAQTLKCHETGRLLCIAVTHLKARTGWEKFRSAQGCDLLQNLKNITQGAKIPVIVCGDFNAEPTEEVYREFLNSSLNLNSAYKLLSPDGQSEPPYTTWKIRPSGECQHTLDYIWYSQHALNVNSALGLLTEEQIGPNRLPSFNYPSDHLSLVCDFSFNQDPDRLL